The following are encoded in a window of Stigmatella erecta genomic DNA:
- a CDS encoding 2OG-Fe(II) oxygenase has translation MSVAIIQEGPLLGPSFFLSRTALRALALAHRDTYGAARPYPHAVIDGFLGERLASGLAGVFPDAAEANWKRRDHPEQAARLGQLQRKAFEDVHGALRHLLSEFSSMPFLDFLETLTGVQGLIADPHFRGAGLHLTLRGGHLALHADFNRDRFRALLRRLTVLYYLNPGWEPAWGGDLELWNADLSRCETRIAPLLDRLVVMAHGDDHWHGHPAPLACPEGRGRAAVAAYFYTAEASSEAPEAHSAIWVTPRTEGGPDEP, from the coding sequence GTGAGCGTCGCGATCATCCAAGAGGGCCCGTTGCTGGGTCCGAGCTTCTTCCTCTCCCGTACGGCGCTCCGCGCGCTCGCTCTGGCCCATCGCGACACCTACGGCGCCGCACGGCCCTATCCCCACGCCGTCATCGATGGCTTCCTGGGAGAGCGGCTGGCCTCCGGACTGGCAGGGGTCTTCCCGGACGCGGCCGAGGCCAACTGGAAGCGGCGTGATCACCCGGAACAGGCGGCGCGCCTGGGACAGCTCCAGCGCAAGGCCTTCGAAGATGTGCACGGAGCGCTCCGGCACCTGCTCTCGGAATTTTCGAGCATGCCGTTCCTCGACTTTCTGGAGACGCTCACCGGTGTGCAGGGACTCATCGCGGATCCGCATTTCCGGGGCGCCGGGCTGCACCTCACGCTGCGGGGGGGCCATCTGGCGCTTCACGCGGACTTCAACCGCGACCGCTTTCGCGCGCTCTTACGGCGGCTCACCGTCCTGTACTACCTGAACCCCGGCTGGGAGCCCGCCTGGGGCGGCGACCTTGAGTTGTGGAATGCCGATCTCTCCAGGTGCGAGACGAGAATCGCGCCGCTCCTCGATCGGTTGGTCGTGATGGCCCATGGCGATGACCACTGGCATGGGCACCCAGCCCCGCTGGCGTGTCCCGAGGGACGGGGGCGAGCCGCGGTCGCGGCCTACTTCTATACGGCGGAGGCATCCTCGGAGGCACCCGAGGCCCACAGCGCCATCTGGGTGACGCCCAGAACGGAGGGGGGGCCTGACGAGCCATGA
- a CDS encoding WD40/YVTN/BNR-like repeat-containing protein: MAIQQDGQQGHGLGLFRSEDEGQTWRYTVPIQDDPAHRDTADLLPVGMDVALVYSYEGPSLRGSPRHDVFFQWWRYEASTRNWLPSPAVRVFDSALDSTGYTRAEIARDSQGRLWVQAFLLEPDGTHTAVTSVSEDEGLTFQPQPSLAQLPMRGGGRLLHLGDRLLFVYGHHGVSPAWFRVRLDSAPVDSWQPEQQAFPEGIYHGAALSAVSPGEGQMHLVYKDVSERLFYRAFDGQAFGPPTLLDGQSNWALQPAVTLVGKELVVFSNTVVAPNTDYTLTARVLSEGRFGPVQMLESTPRFRGYPAAPERLPASSARVPCIYGEAPDAATGGSAAITFFTRQESPPQPGLEVVHTNTSHRLLAVAPSGTAYALRLDDASSRLYASTDGALTWSFKAKHPLGGSFRVMSALADGTLLANTSRDGLQFLSRSADGGTSWSEVLSLGNYRMLTPHSIAELDGTVYFLEYQSFTGQDTPIRLYASEDGGLTWQVRQTFTGHRHGHGLTADPVRHALWAFFGDTTRQSGIYRSADAGRSWVLLLGGQEGCVVDAVVLDDGRLLFGQDISYLPQRPHMAQLSPDGTYAELAQLSGPAYSTYALKEGGFVAGISREPGGDIYPPSEVSAHVWGSLDGIDWQELRSYTRLDPNENVRADVYFELPSGLLVLQLENAQGFGPGGKGYQLVRLSRTSAAP, translated from the coding sequence ATGGCGATCCAACAGGATGGGCAGCAGGGACATGGGCTGGGGCTCTTCCGCAGCGAGGACGAGGGCCAGACGTGGCGCTACACCGTCCCCATCCAGGATGATCCGGCCCACCGCGACACGGCGGACCTGCTCCCCGTGGGCATGGACGTGGCGCTGGTCTACTCCTACGAGGGCCCTTCCCTCAGGGGCTCCCCCCGCCATGATGTCTTCTTTCAGTGGTGGCGTTATGAGGCGAGCACCCGGAACTGGCTCCCGTCTCCCGCCGTCCGCGTCTTTGACTCGGCCTTGGACTCCACCGGCTATACACGAGCGGAGATTGCCCGGGACTCACAAGGCCGGCTGTGGGTGCAGGCTTTTCTCCTCGAGCCGGACGGCACCCACACCGCCGTCACCTCGGTGAGCGAGGACGAGGGCCTCACCTTCCAGCCTCAACCTTCGCTGGCCCAGCTCCCCATGCGAGGCGGCGGCCGGCTTCTGCACCTGGGAGACCGGCTGCTCTTCGTCTATGGACACCATGGCGTGTCCCCGGCGTGGTTCCGGGTCCGCCTGGACTCGGCGCCGGTGGACTCCTGGCAACCGGAGCAACAGGCCTTTCCCGAGGGCATCTACCATGGGGCGGCGCTCAGCGCGGTATCGCCTGGCGAGGGACAGATGCACCTCGTCTACAAGGACGTCTCCGAACGGCTGTTCTACCGGGCTTTTGACGGCCAGGCGTTCGGTCCTCCCACCCTCCTGGATGGCCAAAGCAACTGGGCCTTGCAGCCAGCCGTCACGCTGGTAGGCAAGGAGTTGGTGGTCTTCAGCAACACCGTCGTCGCTCCGAACACGGATTACACGCTCACTGCGCGTGTGCTTTCGGAGGGACGCTTTGGCCCCGTCCAGATGTTGGAGAGCACCCCCCGCTTCCGCGGCTATCCTGCGGCTCCCGAGCGCCTGCCCGCCTCGTCCGCGCGCGTGCCGTGCATCTACGGCGAGGCGCCCGACGCGGCCACGGGAGGCTCGGCCGCCATCACCTTCTTCACCCGGCAGGAGAGCCCACCCCAGCCCGGGCTGGAGGTGGTGCACACCAACACCTCGCATCGCCTGCTGGCGGTCGCACCATCGGGGACGGCGTATGCACTGAGGTTGGATGACGCGTCCAGCCGTCTCTATGCGAGCACGGATGGCGCCCTGACGTGGAGCTTCAAGGCGAAGCACCCGCTCGGGGGTTCCTTTCGAGTCATGTCCGCGCTGGCAGACGGCACACTGCTGGCCAACACCAGCCGCGACGGCCTCCAGTTCCTCTCCCGTTCCGCGGATGGTGGCACCTCCTGGAGCGAGGTGCTCTCCCTCGGCAACTACCGCATGCTCACGCCCCACAGCATCGCGGAGCTCGATGGCACCGTGTACTTCCTCGAGTACCAGTCCTTCACTGGCCAGGACACTCCCATCCGGTTGTATGCCAGCGAGGATGGGGGCCTCACCTGGCAGGTGCGGCAAACCTTCACCGGCCACCGCCATGGCCACGGGCTGACGGCGGACCCGGTCCGTCATGCCTTATGGGCCTTCTTCGGCGATACCACCCGTCAGTCAGGGATCTACCGCTCCGCGGACGCAGGCCGCTCGTGGGTGCTCCTCCTCGGGGGACAGGAGGGATGCGTGGTCGACGCGGTGGTGCTCGACGATGGCAGGCTGCTCTTCGGGCAGGACATTTCCTATTTGCCGCAGCGGCCGCACATGGCCCAGCTCTCGCCCGATGGAACCTATGCCGAGCTGGCCCAGCTCAGCGGTCCCGCCTATTCCACCTACGCCCTGAAGGAGGGAGGCTTCGTGGCCGGGATCTCCCGTGAGCCGGGAGGAGACATCTATCCTCCCAGCGAGGTGAGCGCGCATGTCTGGGGCAGTCTCGATGGAATCGACTGGCAGGAGCTGCGCAGCTACACCCGCCTGGACCCCAACGAGAATGTCCGTGCCGACGTCTACTTCGAGCTGCCTTCGGGGCTGCTGGTCCTCCAGCTCGAGAATGCCCAGGGCTTCGGGCCCGGAGGCAAGGGCTACCAGCTCGTCCGGCTGTCCCGGACAAGCGCTGCCCCGTGA
- a CDS encoding VOC family protein, which produces MTQPTASSAPTFYPMLRYKDAPAAIRWLAAAFGFQEHLVVPGPNGTVAHAELRFGTGIFMMGSQKDDIYGNAGMAPYVYVSDIDAHCARARAAGAGIVKEPFNTDYGSRDYAARDCEGHVWSFGTYRPAPDSR; this is translated from the coding sequence ATGACGCAGCCCACCGCCAGCTCCGCCCCGACCTTCTACCCCATGCTGCGCTACAAGGACGCGCCCGCCGCCATCCGCTGGCTCGCGGCCGCCTTCGGCTTCCAGGAGCACCTGGTGGTCCCCGGCCCCAACGGCACCGTGGCCCACGCCGAGCTGCGCTTCGGCACGGGCATCTTCATGATGGGAAGCCAGAAGGATGACATCTACGGCAACGCGGGCATGGCCCCCTATGTCTACGTGAGCGACATCGATGCCCACTGCGCCCGGGCCCGGGCCGCGGGGGCCGGCATCGTGAAGGAGCCCTTCAACACCGACTATGGCTCGCGGGATTACGCGGCGCGCGATTGCGAGGGCCACGTCTGGAGCTTCGGCACCTACCGCCCCGCGCCGGACTCCCGCTGA
- a CDS encoding membrane dipeptidase: protein MLGTCRLTLLGLVLWTATPAFAAPSWGTFKKERCTDSGRRQYAAQLLNIPSGTSWESACQTTPAFVGNYAFRQPTRCVNKGVSGMWGEFEVDDTTCNPVTECTSAPPSGTFTKTGNTGAVSCEAYCANRDAAWGTRGACVKGVVTSGPHAGACLACNDVAADQGDTGVTCYCKAPAKGFADLHAHPFAHLAFGGQAFFGKSFGTLATALPWCDSVHGPGGTRDSFGTLMATLGYGTGGVGHKVGGNPQFDGWPRWNSFTHQSMYEDWLYRAVQGGLRLVVALAVNNQDIFAFPIYAAKAPGRTGEDMEAVDLQLDEAYRMQSHIDAKAGGAGLGWFRIVKTPAEARTVIAQGKLAVVLGAEVDYLFDCRRNGTCTAAHVEARLEHYHSRGLRHLFPVHFKQNAFAGPALTNLVTEGDSRGCAQEGYEYQRDIAQPPICGAQGLTDLGRTLVRGMMRRKMLIDIDHMSKRAFDDTLAMVEPYGYPVVSGHTTLFETAHGGKRHEGSLKAEQLQRIRNVGGMVSLILDQGSRDEVPTWRGAGQPVVEHQCGGTSQSWAQAYLYLTKELGGRPVGLGSDFNGLAGLPGPRFGAEACHGGSSAAQVARTRYPLSIAVENSPAKLERSVVGAKTFDINEDGLAHTGMLPDFVADLRRQGLRHQDLEPLLNSAEGYLQVWERAETVGARVP from the coding sequence ATGCTGGGAACCTGCCGCCTCACCTTGCTGGGACTGGTCCTGTGGACTGCCACCCCGGCGTTCGCCGCCCCCTCCTGGGGCACCTTCAAGAAAGAGCGCTGCACGGACTCGGGACGGCGCCAGTACGCGGCCCAGCTCCTGAACATCCCGTCCGGCACCTCGTGGGAGAGCGCCTGCCAGACCACCCCCGCCTTCGTGGGCAACTACGCCTTCCGGCAGCCCACCCGCTGCGTGAACAAGGGCGTCTCGGGCATGTGGGGCGAGTTCGAGGTGGATGACACCACGTGCAACCCGGTGACGGAGTGCACCTCCGCCCCGCCCTCCGGCACCTTCACCAAGACGGGCAACACCGGCGCGGTGAGCTGCGAGGCCTACTGCGCCAACCGGGATGCCGCCTGGGGCACGCGCGGCGCGTGTGTGAAGGGAGTGGTGACGAGCGGCCCCCACGCGGGCGCGTGCCTGGCCTGCAATGACGTGGCCGCCGACCAGGGCGACACCGGCGTCACCTGCTACTGCAAGGCCCCCGCGAAAGGCTTCGCGGACCTGCACGCGCACCCGTTCGCCCACCTGGCCTTCGGAGGCCAGGCCTTCTTCGGCAAGTCCTTCGGCACGCTGGCCACCGCCCTGCCCTGGTGCGACAGCGTCCACGGCCCCGGGGGCACCCGGGACTCCTTCGGCACCCTCATGGCCACCCTGGGCTATGGCACCGGCGGCGTGGGCCACAAGGTGGGCGGCAACCCCCAGTTCGACGGCTGGCCGCGCTGGAACAGCTTCACCCACCAGTCCATGTATGAGGACTGGCTCTACCGCGCCGTGCAGGGCGGCCTGCGGCTGGTGGTGGCGCTGGCCGTCAACAACCAGGACATCTTCGCCTTCCCCATCTATGCCGCGAAGGCCCCGGGCCGCACCGGCGAGGACATGGAGGCGGTGGACCTGCAGCTCGACGAGGCCTACCGCATGCAGAGCCACATCGACGCGAAGGCGGGCGGCGCGGGCCTCGGCTGGTTCCGCATCGTGAAGACGCCCGCCGAGGCGCGCACCGTCATCGCCCAGGGCAAGCTCGCCGTGGTGCTGGGCGCCGAGGTGGACTACCTCTTCGACTGCCGCCGCAACGGCACGTGCACGGCCGCCCACGTCGAGGCGCGGCTGGAGCACTACCACTCCCGCGGCCTGCGCCACCTGTTCCCCGTCCACTTCAAGCAGAACGCGTTCGCCGGCCCCGCGCTCACCAACCTCGTCACCGAGGGGGACTCGCGAGGCTGTGCCCAGGAGGGCTACGAGTACCAGCGGGACATCGCCCAGCCGCCCATCTGCGGCGCCCAGGGGCTCACGGACCTGGGCCGCACGCTGGTGCGCGGGATGATGCGCCGGAAGATGCTCATCGACATCGACCACATGTCCAAGCGGGCCTTCGATGACACGCTGGCCATGGTGGAGCCCTACGGCTACCCGGTGGTGAGTGGCCACACCACGCTGTTCGAGACGGCCCACGGCGGCAAGCGCCACGAGGGCAGCCTCAAGGCCGAGCAGCTCCAGCGCATCCGCAACGTGGGCGGCATGGTGTCGCTCATCCTCGACCAGGGCAGCCGCGACGAGGTGCCCACCTGGCGCGGCGCGGGCCAGCCCGTGGTGGAGCACCAGTGCGGCGGCACCTCCCAGAGCTGGGCCCAGGCCTACCTCTACCTGACGAAGGAGCTGGGCGGCCGGCCTGTGGGCCTCGGCTCGGACTTCAACGGGCTCGCGGGCCTGCCGGGCCCCCGCTTTGGCGCCGAGGCCTGCCATGGCGGCAGCTCCGCCGCGCAGGTGGCCCGCACGCGCTACCCGCTGAGCATCGCCGTGGAGAACAGCCCCGCGAAGCTGGAGCGCAGCGTGGTGGGCGCCAAGACGTTCGACATCAACGAGGACGGCCTGGCCCACACGGGCATGCTGCCGGACTTCGTCGCGGACCTGCGCCGCCAGGGCTTGCGCCACCAGGACCTGGAGCCCCTGCTGAACTCCGCCGAGGGCTACCTCCAGGTGTGGGAGCGCGCCGAGACCGTGGGCGCCCGGGTGCCCTGA
- a CDS encoding DJ-1/PfpI family protein: MAEPLVIVFPLYPQVSFLDFMGPQAVLQAVPGAKLVFASVGGQPIREGALTLTDLTPLESVARCDVLCVPGGPSVDVMQDAVFMAAIRRLGTTARYVTSVCTGSLLLGMAGLLEGRRAACHWGMREILSDLGAIPDAGRVVRDGHVLTGGGVTAGIDFGLTLAAELAGPVVAQAIQLLLEYAPSPPFNAGRPETAPAEAMTFAQKEGPVDLQAECAAIRRLTAGYARRSA, from the coding sequence ATGGCTGAACCCCTCGTCATTGTTTTCCCGCTCTACCCGCAGGTGTCGTTCCTCGACTTCATGGGTCCGCAGGCGGTGCTCCAGGCTGTGCCCGGCGCGAAGCTGGTGTTCGCCTCCGTGGGCGGGCAGCCCATCCGCGAGGGGGCGTTGACCCTCACGGACCTGACCCCGCTGGAGTCGGTGGCGCGGTGTGACGTGCTCTGCGTGCCGGGCGGCCCCTCCGTGGACGTGATGCAGGATGCCGTCTTCATGGCGGCGATCCGCCGGTTGGGCACCACGGCGCGGTATGTGACGTCCGTGTGCACGGGCTCGCTGCTGCTGGGGATGGCGGGGCTGCTCGAAGGCCGGCGCGCGGCGTGCCATTGGGGCATGCGCGAGATCCTGTCGGATCTCGGCGCCATCCCTGACGCGGGCCGCGTGGTCCGGGATGGCCATGTGCTGACCGGCGGAGGCGTCACGGCGGGGATCGACTTCGGGCTGACGCTCGCCGCGGAGCTGGCGGGACCCGTCGTCGCGCAGGCGATCCAGCTCTTGCTGGAGTATGCGCCGTCGCCCCCGTTCAACGCGGGACGCCCCGAGACCGCCCCGGCGGAGGCCATGACCTTCGCCCAGAAGGAGGGGCCGGTGGACCTGCAGGCCGAGTGCGCCGCCATCCGGCGCCTGACGGCGGGCTACGCCCGGCGCAGTGCCTGA
- a CDS encoding GlxA family transcriptional regulator, whose product MVRDIGLLAFPGFQIIDLTGPASVFEGPAEPTVPRAYRLHPLSERGGLVRSSSGLEILTQPLDRTAFDTLLAVGGPGTLAAMESPALLEFLKAAAADSRRIASVCTGAFLLAAAGLLDGRRATTHWKQAALLQRLFPKVRVDEERIFIQDGAVWTSAGASAGIDLSLALLEEDLGRDASRAAARELVVYHRRPGGQSQFSTLLELEPPSDRIRLALTFAREHLHEPLPVERLAQAACLSPRQFGREFLAETGQTPAKAVERLRAEAARLRIETTTESIEVIARETGFSDPERMRRACLRVFGHPPQALRRTARATG is encoded by the coding sequence ATGGTCCGAGACATTGGGTTGTTGGCCTTCCCCGGCTTTCAAATCATCGATCTCACCGGTCCCGCCTCCGTGTTCGAGGGGCCCGCCGAGCCCACGGTGCCGCGCGCCTACCGGCTGCACCCGCTGTCCGAGCGGGGGGGCCTGGTTCGAAGCTCCTCGGGCCTGGAGATCCTGACGCAGCCGCTGGACCGGACCGCGTTCGACACGCTCCTGGCCGTGGGCGGGCCGGGAACCCTGGCGGCCATGGAGTCGCCCGCCCTCCTGGAGTTCCTGAAGGCCGCGGCCGCGGACTCCCGGCGCATCGCGAGCGTGTGCACCGGCGCCTTCCTCCTGGCCGCCGCGGGCCTGCTCGACGGCCGCCGCGCCACCACCCACTGGAAGCAGGCAGCGCTGCTGCAGCGCCTCTTCCCGAAGGTGCGCGTCGACGAGGAGCGGATCTTCATCCAGGACGGCGCGGTCTGGACCTCCGCGGGCGCCAGCGCCGGCATCGACCTGTCGCTCGCGCTGCTCGAGGAGGACCTCGGCCGAGACGCCTCTCGCGCCGCGGCCCGGGAGCTGGTCGTCTACCACCGCCGTCCGGGCGGCCAGTCCCAGTTCTCCACGCTGCTCGAGCTGGAGCCGCCCTCGGACCGCATCCGCCTGGCGCTGACGTTCGCACGCGAGCACCTGCACGAGCCGCTGCCCGTGGAGCGGCTGGCCCAGGCCGCCTGTCTCAGCCCCCGGCAGTTCGGCCGGGAGTTTCTCGCGGAGACGGGGCAGACCCCCGCCAAGGCCGTGGAGCGGCTGCGGGCCGAGGCCGCCCGGCTGCGCATCGAAACCACCACCGAGTCCATCGAGGTGATTGCCCGCGAGACCGGCTTCTCGGATCCCGAGCGCATGCGCCGGGCCTGCCTCCGGGTGTTTGGCCATCCGCCGCAGGCGCTCCGGCGGACGGCGCGGGCCACCGGCTGA
- a CDS encoding LacI family DNA-binding transcriptional regulator — protein sequence MSTQKRQRPVSGKTGKPTAVRANLRTLADHLGLSISTVSRALKDGQEVRPETIARVKEAAAQFGYVPNIGGIHLRTGRTLKVCSILYAPEVGDHGEPGFLAQVEGMSNGLETSGYNLLVLVQTGQQAPLESVRKVYDQRLADAIVFSRIMPMDERARFCLEKDFPFVSFGRTELQTPHAFVDHDDEHAVFDATVRLAREGHKKIVMLNPPGGLTYISMRMRGYQRALAEAGLPWNESLVHQGDLSVRATREAIVQLLQREPAATAFVCGNQMSMVGTLEGLSESGRDTNRDGLSVVGFGGMPFLTLSEERVIYYYLPQVRVGTVLSNHLLALLNGESPEQLQTVLPYTRMEDLRVFRTHGRFDPSKLPPP from the coding sequence GTGAGCACCCAAAAACGCCAACGGCCGGTAAGCGGTAAGACAGGCAAACCCACTGCGGTCCGTGCAAACCTCAGAACGCTGGCGGACCATCTGGGGCTGTCGATCAGCACCGTGTCCCGTGCGCTGAAGGACGGACAAGAGGTCCGGCCGGAAACCATCGCGCGGGTAAAGGAGGCGGCCGCTCAGTTCGGCTACGTGCCGAACATCGGGGGCATCCACCTGAGGACCGGCCGGACCCTCAAGGTCTGCTCGATCCTCTACGCGCCCGAGGTGGGCGACCACGGCGAGCCGGGCTTCCTCGCCCAGGTCGAAGGCATGTCGAATGGCCTGGAGACCTCGGGCTACAACCTGCTCGTCCTGGTGCAGACGGGCCAGCAAGCGCCCCTGGAATCGGTCCGCAAGGTCTATGACCAGCGGCTCGCCGACGCCATCGTGTTCTCCCGCATCATGCCCATGGACGAGCGGGCCCGGTTCTGCCTGGAGAAGGACTTCCCGTTCGTGAGCTTCGGACGGACCGAGTTGCAGACCCCGCACGCCTTCGTCGACCACGATGACGAGCACGCCGTCTTCGATGCCACCGTGCGGCTGGCCCGCGAGGGGCACAAGAAGATCGTGATGCTCAACCCGCCCGGCGGGCTCACCTACATCAGCATGCGGATGCGGGGCTACCAGCGGGCACTGGCCGAGGCGGGCCTGCCCTGGAACGAGTCCCTGGTGCACCAGGGAGATCTCTCCGTCCGGGCCACCCGCGAGGCCATCGTGCAACTGCTGCAGCGCGAGCCTGCGGCCACGGCGTTCGTCTGCGGCAACCAGATGTCCATGGTGGGCACGCTGGAGGGACTGTCCGAGAGCGGCCGGGACACGAACCGGGACGGGTTGAGCGTCGTGGGGTTCGGCGGCATGCCGTTCCTCACGCTGTCCGAGGAGCGCGTCATCTACTACTACCTGCCCCAGGTACGCGTCGGCACCGTCCTGTCCAACCACCTGCTCGCCCTGCTGAACGGCGAGTCTCCGGAGCAGTTGCAGACGGTTCTGCCCTACACACGCATGGAGGACTTGCGCGTGTTCCGCACGCACGGCCGCTTCGATCCGTCCAAGCTTCCCCCCCCGTAA
- a CDS encoding DUF1993 domain-containing protein: MSLSMYQASVPVFIRMLGHLSGILDKAAAHAEAKKINPTVFMNARLAPDMLPLTFQVQMACDSAKGCAARLAGIEVPSHPDTESSFPELKARIEKTLAFLKSVNAAQVDGSEDRKITLKLGGREFQFVGQALLLEFSLPNFYFHLTTAYAILRHNGVDIGKQDFIGQL; this comes from the coding sequence ATGTCCCTTTCCATGTACCAAGCGTCCGTCCCCGTCTTCATCCGCATGCTGGGCCACCTGTCTGGGATTCTCGACAAGGCGGCCGCCCACGCCGAGGCGAAGAAGATCAACCCCACGGTCTTCATGAACGCCCGGCTGGCGCCCGACATGTTGCCGCTCACGTTCCAGGTGCAGATGGCCTGTGACTCCGCGAAGGGCTGTGCGGCGCGGCTGGCGGGCATCGAGGTGCCCAGCCACCCGGACACCGAGAGCTCCTTCCCCGAGCTGAAGGCCCGCATCGAGAAGACGCTCGCGTTCCTGAAGAGCGTGAACGCGGCGCAGGTGGACGGCAGCGAGGACCGGAAGATCACCCTCAAGCTGGGCGGCCGCGAGTTCCAGTTCGTGGGCCAGGCCCTGCTGCTCGAGTTCTCGCTGCCCAACTTCTATTTTCACCTCACCACGGCCTACGCCATCCTGCGCCACAACGGCGTGGACATCGGCAAGCAGGACTTCATCGGCCAGCTCTGA
- a CDS encoding cupin domain-containing protein, with translation MGDTSVKKVEARHSPRGEMGQKYLVSGTRVSMRLWEDERPGEPAPAVARDYETVGYVLKGRAELHLEGQVILLNPGDSWLVPRGASHTYKILETFSAVEATSPPAAVHGRDEEASKPARA, from the coding sequence ATGGGTGACACCAGCGTGAAGAAGGTCGAAGCGCGCCACTCTCCCCGCGGGGAGATGGGACAGAAGTACCTCGTCTCGGGGACCCGCGTGTCCATGCGGCTGTGGGAAGACGAGCGTCCTGGAGAGCCTGCCCCCGCGGTGGCCCGGGACTACGAGACGGTGGGCTACGTGCTGAAGGGCCGGGCCGAGCTGCACCTCGAGGGGCAAGTCATCCTGCTCAACCCCGGCGACTCCTGGCTGGTGCCCCGCGGCGCCAGTCACACCTACAAGATTCTGGAGACCTTCTCCGCGGTGGAGGCCACCAGCCCCCCGGCGGCCGTCCACGGCCGTGACGAGGAGGCCTCGAAGCCCGCGCGGGCCTGA
- a CDS encoding cold-shock protein has protein sequence MATGTVKWFNDAKGFGFIAQDGGEDVFCHHSAINMDGFRTLAEGQKVEFEVTRGPKGLQAQNVRAA, from the coding sequence ATGGCTACTGGTACCGTGAAGTGGTTCAATGATGCCAAGGGGTTCGGGTTCATCGCCCAGGATGGCGGGGAGGATGTGTTCTGCCATCACTCCGCGATCAACATGGATGGGTTCCGGACGCTGGCCGAGGGACAGAAGGTCGAGTTCGAAGTGACGCGGGGCCCCAAGGGGCTTCAGGCGCAGAACGTACGCGCCGCTTAA
- a CDS encoding Spy/CpxP family protein refolding chaperone yields MWGFLFGTACLAGLFHTLRGDGHSRRWGWRGQLRRVFQRLDTSPGQEKVFVQAADDVAASFGKLRGELEATRAAVARALRGEQFDAGALRELTERQDALLADLRETVRTSLARIHEALDPRQREDLADLIEHGRGMGYPPPHPFHRHGRGHGWRGAPPPCA; encoded by the coding sequence ATGTGGGGATTTCTCTTCGGTACCGCCTGTCTGGCAGGCCTCTTTCACACCCTGCGGGGTGATGGACACTCCAGGCGCTGGGGGTGGCGCGGCCAGCTGCGGCGCGTCTTCCAGCGGCTGGACACCTCCCCTGGCCAGGAGAAGGTGTTCGTCCAGGCCGCGGACGACGTGGCCGCCTCCTTCGGCAAGCTGCGTGGCGAGCTGGAGGCCACCCGGGCCGCCGTGGCCCGCGCCCTGCGCGGCGAGCAGTTCGATGCGGGCGCGCTGCGCGAGCTGACGGAGCGTCAGGACGCCCTGCTCGCGGACCTGCGCGAGACGGTCCGCACCTCGCTGGCCCGCATCCACGAGGCGTTGGATCCCCGCCAGCGCGAGGACCTGGCGGACCTCATCGAGCACGGCCGCGGCATGGGGTACCCCCCCCCTCACCCCTTCCACCGGCATGGGCGCGGCCACGGGTGGCGCGGCGCTCCCCCGCCCTGCGCCTGA
- a CDS encoding response regulator transcription factor, whose protein sequence is MPTRVLLIDDDTRMYELLSQYLGQNGISVAHAADGGRGLAALEASAYDAVLLDVMMPGMDGLEVCKRIRAKQQVPILMLTARGDETDRVVGLELGADDYLPKPFSPRELLARLRAVLRRAQPTSVADRMEAHGVSIDVAGREVKVAGRTVELTGLEFDLLVALVRRAGRVIPRDALLGEAGRSDTVVGERTVDVHISHLRQKLGDEGGRLIKTVRGVGYVFAKEGG, encoded by the coding sequence ATGCCCACCCGCGTCCTGCTCATCGACGACGACACCCGGATGTACGAGCTGCTCTCGCAGTACCTGGGGCAGAACGGCATCTCGGTGGCCCATGCCGCCGATGGGGGGCGCGGCCTGGCGGCCCTGGAGGCCAGCGCCTACGACGCGGTGCTGCTGGACGTGATGATGCCGGGCATGGATGGCCTGGAGGTGTGCAAGCGCATCCGCGCGAAGCAGCAGGTGCCCATCCTCATGCTCACCGCGCGGGGTGACGAGACCGACCGCGTGGTGGGCCTGGAGCTGGGCGCGGATGACTACCTGCCCAAGCCCTTCAGCCCCCGGGAGCTGCTGGCCCGGCTGCGCGCGGTGCTCCGGCGCGCCCAGCCCACGTCCGTGGCGGACCGGATGGAGGCCCACGGCGTCTCCATCGACGTGGCGGGGCGGGAGGTGAAGGTGGCGGGCCGGACCGTGGAGCTCACCGGCCTCGAGTTCGATCTGCTCGTGGCGCTCGTGCGCCGCGCGGGCCGCGTCATTCCCCGCGATGCGCTGCTCGGCGAGGCGGGCCGCAGTGACACGGTGGTGGGCGAGCGCACCGTGGATGTTCACATCTCCCACCTGCGGCAGAAGCTCGGCGACGAGGGCGGCCGGCTCATCAAGACCGTGCGCGGGGTGGGCTACGTGTTCGCCAAGGAGGGCGGGTGA